A genomic stretch from Aedes albopictus strain Foshan chromosome 2, AalbF5, whole genome shotgun sequence includes:
- the LOC109431629 gene encoding upstream-binding protein 1 isoform X3, which translates to MLGPPRRFGINFTKPVAEMCEAYGNEETAMDKDFLRKRLKCFNASANNNNELSSMRWPEELDLDLSNDLSNNGYISDSLLNFPVFKQELPSPPQKLGHEVIKSTKTIQGPSSQQQQQQQQHPQQQQHSQHPSHHQTHHQHTLQNSEQLQSQQLQPPQQQQPQQHHTQGDQQQSLNNNSNNANNNNNTSNNGGQSASIGNEQALVPGMSGNGSGSMGNMSGLQNFMHGSRYDSTGNLAQSNENLQRSESFHDDNSTFNSFGRFQYVLAAATSIATKNNEESLTYLNQGQSYEIKLKKLGDLSPFRGKILKSVIKICFHERRLQYMEREQMQLWQASRPGERILDVDIPLSYGLIQVQPNTSSLLNTIEVYWDAMKEVGVYIKVNCISTEFTPKKHGGEKGVPFRIQVETFLDSSLNDGGGNGSNGMDNTVRPLHAAACQIKVFKLKGADRKHKQDREKILKRPVAEQDKYQRSCECTILTDITTESMITPLVGGFSPEHIKRNISPLLGAPSSPVHINKFENIMSTFCSGPVNSANKQAVMAAAVAAAVSSNPIAIGNVSSTNGLCKLMDQNVLSPPQASVDLDDYVPNISKDSNPAALAQWLSYHRLGAYAKTFSQFAGSDLLRMSKDDLCKICGLADGIRMFNILHSKAITPRLTLYVCFEGSTYHAVYLHSNTISELTHNLQKIPGFLDAVQCSHTAESSNPWASNYQRALKNAVNGAAGGNKYSSITTSDVHTSVPSPSSPISSSSLPPRPNLLINGPNGVNVLLTEDVLSNIKDESLFQLEVKPNGNVLMKAISAAGSTTPGSADENEMN; encoded by the exons ATGCTTGGACCCCCGCGCCGGTTTGGAATAAATTTTACTAAACCGGTTGCAGAAATGTGCGAGGCGTATGGGAATGAGGAAACCGCTATGGATAAGGATTTTTTGCGCAAAAGATTGAAGTGCTTCAATGCCAGTGCAAACAACAATAATGAATTGA GTTCAATGCGCTGGCCAGAAGAATTAGATCTAGATTTGAGTAATGACCTTTCGAACAATGGATATATTAG TGACTCATTGCTGAACTTCCCCGTATTCAAGCAAGAATTACCTTCTCCACCACAAAAGCTAGGCCATGAAGTAATTAAAAGTACAAAAACCATTCAAGGCCCAAGctcacaacaacagcaacaacaacaacaacaccccCAACAGCAGCAACATTCTCAGCATCCCTCTCATCATCAGACTCATCATCAACATACTTTGCAGAACTCCGAACAGCTTCAATCACAGCAATTACAACCGCCACagcaacaacaaccacaacagcATCACACTCAAGGTGATCAACAGCAAAGTTTGAACAACAACAGTAACAacgccaataataataataatactagcAACAATGGAGGGCAGTCAGCATCGATTGGTAATGAGCAGGCACTCGTGCCGGGAATGAGCGGTAATGGGTCGGGAAGCATGGGCAATATGAGCGGCTTGCAGAATTTTATGCATGGCAGTCGATACGATAGTACAG GAAATCTCGCTCAATCCAACGAGAATCTACAACGATCAGAGTCATTCCACGATGACAATAG TACATTCAATTCGTTCGGCAGGTTCCAGTACGTATTGGCTGCGGCCACTTCCATTGCCACCAAGAACAATGAAGAATCTCTCACCTATCTTAATCAGGGTCAAAGCTATGAGATTAAGTTGAAAAAGCTGGGCGATCTGTCGCCCTTCCGGGGGAAGATACTGAAAAGTGTCATCAAGATATGCTTCCACGAGCGACGCCTTCAGTACATGGAACGCGAACAGATGCAACTGTGGCAAGCTTCCCGACCCGGGGAAAGAATTTTAGAT GTTGATATTCCCCTTTCGTATGGATTGATTCAGGTGCAACCGAATACGAGCAGTCTTCTGAACACGATTGAAGTTTACTGGGACGCCATGAAAGAGGTCGGTGTGTACATCAAGGTGAACTGTATTTCGACCGAATTCACACCGAAAAAGCATGGCGGTGAGAAGGGCGTTCCATTTCGCATACAGGTGGAAACCTTTTTGGATAGCTCGTTGAACGACGGCGGCGGGAACGGTTCGAATGGAATGGACAATACCGTGCGACCACTGCATGCGGCAGCTTGCCAAATTAAG GTTTTCAAATTGAAAGGAGCTGATCGAAAGCACAAGCAGGATCGTGAAAAGATCCTTAAGCGGCCAGTAGCAGAACAAGATAAATATCAACGCAGTTGTGAGTGTACGATTTTGACCGATATCACAACGGAATCGATGATAACTCCGCTGGTTGGCGGATTTAGTCCAGAGCA CATCAAACGCAATATATCGCCACTTCTGGGAGCACCGAGTTCGCCAGTGCACATCAACAAGTTCGAAAACATCATGTCCACCTTCTGCAGCGGACCGGTCAACTCGGCCAACAAGCAAGCAGTAATGGCCGCAGCGGTGGCAGCTGCCGTTAGTAGCAACCCGATAGCAATCGGCAACGTGTCTTCGACCAACGGGCTGTGCAAACTGATGGACCAGAACGTTCTTTCTCCACCGCAGGCCAGCGTCGATTTGGATGACTATGTGCCAAACATCTCGAAGGACTCCAATCCGGCAGCGTTGGCTCAGTGGCTGAGCTATCATCGGTTAGGCGCGTATGCGAAAACCTTTTCGCAATTTGCAGGTTCCGATCTGTTGAG aaTGTCCAAAGATGACTTATGCAAAATCTGTGGATTAGCTGATGGCATCCGTATGTTCAACATACTTCATTCAAA GGCTATTACACCACGTTTAACTCTATACGTGTGTTTCGAGGGAAGCACATATCATGCCGTTTATCTGCACTCCAATACCATATCGGAGCTAACACATAATTTGCAgaaaattccgggattccttGATGCCGTACAATGTTCGCACACAGCCGAAAGCAGCAACCCGTGGGCCTCCAACTACCAACGTGCCTTGAAGAATGCGGTCAACGGTGCCGCCGGTGGAAACAAGTATTCCAGCATCACCACAAGCGACGTCCACACGTCCGTTCCATCGCCTTCGTCTCCGATATCATCATCTTCGCTTCCGCCAAGACCGAACCTGTTGATCAACGGCCCCAACGGAGTCAACGTGCTTTTAACCGAAGACGTACTGAGCAACATCAAAGATGAGAGCTTGTTCCAACTCGAAGTTAAACCGAACGGAAATGTCCTTATGAAGGCCATTTCAGCTGCAGGCAGCACTACTCCTGGCAGTGCGGATGAGAATGAAATGAATTAA
- the LOC109431691 gene encoding uncharacterized protein LOC109431691 isoform X1, translating into MNAADGEENPFIHALQSDALNELLNDKDKHEMAQQLADNLRKLSDMFVKLSDQEKQQFVKEFKGQFINQLKGLSEMVKQQKVTHDNAEDLKSIPLFGANEILHEELNFYLMIAFGMLIVLFVVFFGYKLYLSLTEKERKLQEKQKAKQSKKKK; encoded by the exons ATGAACGCCGCTGACGGAGAGGAAAACCCCTTCATACATGCTCTGCAGTCCGATGCACTGAACGAGCTTCTTAACGATAAGGACAAACATGAAATGGCACAGCAATTGGCGGATAATTTACGGAAACTATCGGACATGTTCGTTAAACTATCCGATCAAGAGAAGCAACAGTTCGTAAAGGAGTTCAAAGGTCAATTCATAAACCAATTGAAAGGGTTGTCGGAGATGGTAAAACAGCAGAAGGTAACCCATGATAACGCCGAGGATTTGAAATCTATTCCTCTATTTGGTGCCAACGAAATTCTGCATGAAGAACTCAACTTTTATTTGATGATTGCTTTTGGGATGTTGATAGTGTTATTTGTGG TATTCTTCGGCTACAAACTATATCTTTCTCTAACCGAGAAAGAACGCAAGCTGCAGGAAAAACAGAAAGCCAAGCAGAGCAAAAAGAAGAAATGA